One Stigmatella aurantiaca genomic region harbors:
- a CDS encoding hydrolase, whose protein sequence is MRFQPTEAFAPAPWLASPHAQTIYASLVRPTRVPPLRRERHELSDGDFVDLDILDSPEGAPHVLVLHGLEGSSGSGYVAAVLRGAASRGWGATALNFRSCSGEPNRLARSYHSGEIGDALEVMGLLRRRLRGPLYAVGFSLGANVLCRLLAETGAEAPVEAAAAVSAPFLLDACCRKIDGPGPFQRLYRERFLRTLKHKAREKLRRFPGAFDRKAMEAAHSIRAFDDAVTAPLHGFRDAAHYYAEASSGPRLHAIQRPTLLLSASDDPMLETPVIPPGAADNPLLSIVLTEHGGHVGFVSGHWRAPRFWGDAQVLEFLGHFARQAHPK, encoded by the coding sequence GTGCGATTCCAACCCACCGAAGCCTTCGCTCCCGCGCCGTGGCTGGCCTCCCCCCACGCGCAGACCATCTATGCGTCGCTCGTGCGGCCCACCCGTGTTCCGCCCCTGCGCCGTGAGCGGCACGAGCTGTCCGACGGGGACTTCGTCGACCTCGACATTCTCGACTCGCCCGAGGGCGCGCCGCACGTGCTGGTGCTCCACGGGCTGGAGGGCTCGTCCGGGTCGGGCTACGTCGCCGCCGTCCTCCGGGGCGCGGCCTCGCGGGGCTGGGGCGCGACCGCGCTCAACTTCCGCTCTTGCAGCGGCGAGCCGAACCGCCTGGCGCGCTCGTACCACTCGGGAGAGATCGGCGACGCGCTCGAGGTGATGGGGCTCCTGCGCCGGCGCCTGCGGGGCCCGCTGTACGCCGTGGGCTTCTCCCTGGGCGCCAACGTGCTCTGCCGGCTGCTGGCGGAGACGGGCGCGGAGGCCCCCGTGGAGGCCGCGGCGGCCGTGAGCGCGCCGTTCTTGCTGGATGCGTGCTGCCGCAAGATCGACGGTCCGGGCCCCTTCCAGCGCCTGTACCGGGAGCGCTTCCTGCGCACGCTCAAGCACAAGGCCCGCGAGAAGCTGCGGCGCTTTCCCGGCGCCTTCGATCGCAAGGCCATGGAGGCCGCGCACTCCATCCGCGCCTTCGATGATGCCGTCACCGCGCCCTTGCATGGCTTCCGGGACGCGGCCCACTACTACGCGGAGGCCTCCTCCGGGCCCCGGCTGCACGCCATCCAGCGGCCCACCCTGCTGCTGAGCGCCAGCGATGACCCCATGCTGGAAACCCCCGTCATCCCACCCGGCGCCGCGGACAACCCGCTGCTGAGCATCGTGTTGACGGAGCACGGGGGCCACGTGGGCTTCGTCTCGGGCCACTGGCGCGCCCCGCGCTTCTGGGGCGATGCCCAGGTGCTGGAGTTCCTCGGCCACTTCGCCCGGCAGGCTCACCCGAAGTAG
- a CDS encoding YkgJ family cysteine cluster protein, with protein sequence MECTRCGACCVAPDIAALDKPLGMRCPHLSEENLCTVYDRRPSVCRSYQADEVCRLIEAPTLDERVQKYLELFELGAEAATLRQKGCTSMRQARGAL encoded by the coding sequence ATGGAGTGCACCCGCTGTGGCGCCTGCTGCGTCGCGCCCGACATCGCCGCCTTGGACAAGCCGCTGGGGATGCGCTGTCCCCACCTCTCCGAGGAGAACCTCTGCACGGTGTATGACCGGCGGCCCAGCGTCTGCCGCAGCTACCAGGCCGATGAGGTGTGCCGCCTCATCGAGGCGCCCACGCTGGACGAGCGCGTCCAGAAGTACCTGGAGCTGTTCGAGCTGGGCGCCGAGGCGGCCACCCTCCGGCAGAAGGGCTGCACGTCCATGCGCCAGGCCCGCGGCGCCCTGTAG
- a CDS encoding GNAT family N-acetyltransferase: MRLVLATDAQKTTRDAVTYSEWGPPLTREGYAVREQRLRAHPWARAGMQTWLLCDEADSVLASCETFRTRSVLRAGDGTPVPGDSFAIASVFTEERLRGRGYATRMMDLLVTELGRAPNAQAALLFSDVGAPLYQRSGYREVPAWNWTLAPEPGDPATGVDGLLTEKDLERALDRAKAPERPFYLWPTAAQVDWHLERERIYAEQLGRPRPEACGATVGDSTALWAMVGRYGVLVLLWLDARSAQDAAALLGAAQRVAHRAGLSRVEVWEEPATAPWLARVPGATREPRDGSLPMLQALRPGVLLAEDLPVARALWV, translated from the coding sequence ATGCGCCTCGTCCTCGCCACCGACGCCCAGAAGACCACACGCGATGCCGTCACCTATTCGGAGTGGGGGCCGCCCCTCACCCGCGAGGGCTACGCCGTCCGCGAGCAGCGGCTGCGCGCCCACCCCTGGGCCCGCGCCGGCATGCAGACGTGGCTGCTGTGTGACGAGGCGGACAGCGTGCTCGCCTCCTGCGAGACGTTCCGCACCCGCAGCGTCCTGCGCGCCGGGGACGGGACACCGGTGCCGGGGGACAGCTTCGCCATTGCCAGCGTCTTCACCGAGGAGCGGCTGCGGGGCCGCGGCTACGCCACGCGGATGATGGACTTGCTCGTGACGGAGCTCGGGCGTGCGCCCAACGCCCAGGCCGCCCTGCTCTTCTCCGATGTGGGCGCCCCCCTCTACCAGCGCTCGGGCTACCGCGAGGTGCCCGCCTGGAACTGGACCCTCGCGCCCGAGCCGGGCGACCCCGCCACGGGTGTGGATGGACTGCTGACGGAGAAGGACCTGGAGCGCGCCCTGGACCGCGCGAAGGCGCCCGAGCGGCCCTTCTACCTCTGGCCCACCGCCGCGCAGGTGGACTGGCACCTCGAGCGCGAGCGCATCTATGCGGAGCAGCTCGGCCGCCCCCGCCCGGAGGCCTGCGGCGCCACCGTGGGTGACTCCACCGCGCTCTGGGCCATGGTGGGCCGGTATGGCGTGCTCGTGCTGCTGTGGCTCGATGCCCGGAGCGCCCAGGACGCCGCCGCCCTCCTGGGCGCCGCCCAGCGCGTGGCCCACCGTGCGGGGCTCTCCCGGGTGGAGGTGTGGGAGGAGCCGGCCACCGCCCCCTGGCTGGCCCGCGTCCCGGGCGCCACGCGGGAGCCTCGGGACGGCTCCCTGCCCATGCTGCAGGCGCTGCGGCCCGGGGTGCTCCTGGCCGAGGACCTGCCCGTTGCCCGGGCCCTGTGGGTGTAG